A portion of the Lysinibacillus timonensis genome contains these proteins:
- a CDS encoding ATP-binding cassette domain-containing protein has protein sequence MKIFEAHQACKEMDGIMILKEVSLSISQGEKVAITGNNGTGKSSLLKIIGGIYKETSGQVKRSQISIGYVPEHFPESIRFKLQDYLTLMGKMTSKSDDEIYKKIVNYAELFAIKDFLNTPLKNCSKGTKQKAGIIQALLKNPELLLLDEPLTGLDDQAKIELLNQLNSLKGEKTIIFTTHEPLLIEGLADRILTVERGRIVNDATKIKKGNFRYIRASIPTREIIEEIPSIRHTFIGRDSVEIIVSAQESDKILAMLLQRGCSIFELTEKR, from the coding sequence ATGAAAATATTCGAGGCACATCAAGCTTGTAAGGAAATGGATGGAATAATGATTCTTAAGGAAGTCTCTTTAAGTATTTCACAAGGTGAAAAAGTAGCAATCACCGGAAATAATGGAACCGGGAAAAGCAGCCTTTTAAAAATCATTGGGGGGATATATAAAGAAACTTCCGGGCAGGTGAAGAGATCACAAATTAGTATAGGATATGTACCTGAACATTTTCCAGAAAGTATCCGATTCAAATTACAAGATTATTTAACGTTAATGGGCAAAATGACTTCTAAATCTGATGACGAAATTTATAAAAAAATTGTGAATTATGCTGAGCTGTTTGCAATCAAAGACTTTCTAAACACCCCTTTAAAGAATTGTTCAAAAGGGACAAAGCAAAAAGCCGGAATTATCCAAGCATTGCTGAAGAACCCTGAGCTATTATTATTGGATGAACCTCTAACTGGGCTAGATGATCAAGCAAAAATTGAGCTTTTGAATCAGCTAAATTCTCTAAAAGGGGAGAAAACGATTATTTTTACAACACATGAACCACTACTCATTGAAGGATTAGCCGATAGAATCTTAACTGTAGAGAGAGGAAGAATTGTCAACGATGCCACAAAAATCAAAAAGGGAAACTTTAGATACATAAGAGCAAGTATCCCCACTAGGGAGATAATAGAAGAGATTCCGTCTATTCGTCATACATTTATTGGGAGAGATTCTGTTGAAATAATTGTTTCAGCACAAGAGTCTGATAAGATATTAGCCATGTTGCTTCAAAGAGGATGTTCAATATTTGAATTAACAGAGAAGAGGTAG
- the sspO gene encoding small acid-soluble spore protein O: protein MSNSQNNKLSAKVSDEQAVRKNLSRKYDHEFANEPLTAVERLNNKKTKKRQ, encoded by the coding sequence GTGAGTAACAGCCAGAATAACAAGTTAAGTGCTAAAGTTAGTGATGAGCAAGCAGTAAGGAAGAATTTGTCAAGGAAGTATGATCATGAATTTGCAAACGAACCGTTGACAGCGGTTGAGAGACTCAATAATAAGAAAACTAAGAAGCGACAATAA
- a CDS encoding response regulator transcription factor: MDSKVTVLICDDNVAVHESINAYLQAENMRSVSAFDGEQALDLLRKQEFDLVVLDIMLPGLFGTEVCKEIRKTSDIPIIMLSARGEEMDRIIGLEIGADDYITKPFSPREIVIRIKTILKRVQPKLETSTILKAANLFIDVDGYEVLVNDEKVDLTAKEIELLAYLVKNKGRVIDREELLYKIWGYNYIGDTRAVDTLIKRVRQKIAKAHPEFSIKSVYGVGYKFEEIV; this comes from the coding sequence ATGGACTCAAAAGTAACTGTTCTAATTTGCGATGATAATGTTGCAGTTCACGAAAGCATTAACGCATATTTGCAAGCTGAAAATATGAGGAGTGTCTCAGCTTTTGATGGTGAACAGGCTCTTGACCTACTAAGAAAACAAGAATTTGATTTAGTAGTGCTGGATATTATGCTCCCTGGTCTTTTTGGGACTGAGGTTTGTAAAGAAATTCGTAAAACGAGCGATATACCTATCATTATGCTTAGTGCGCGAGGTGAAGAAATGGATCGAATCATTGGATTAGAAATTGGTGCAGATGATTATATAACCAAACCATTTTCCCCTCGTGAAATTGTAATTAGAATTAAAACAATTCTAAAAAGAGTACAACCTAAACTAGAAACATCAACTATTCTTAAAGCCGCTAATCTATTCATAGATGTTGATGGTTATGAAGTTTTAGTGAATGATGAAAAAGTCGACCTCACAGCCAAAGAGATAGAATTATTAGCATACTTAGTTAAAAACAAAGGAAGAGTGATCGACCGTGAAGAGCTATTGTATAAAATATGGGGCTATAATTATATCGGCGATACCCGGGCAGTTGATACGTTAATAAAACGAGTACGACAAAAAATTGCTAAAGCACATCCTGAATTTTCTATCAAATCCGTTTATGGAGTAGGATATAAATTTGAGGAAATCGTATGA
- a CDS encoding cell wall metabolism sensor histidine kinase WalK — MRKFISSKTAIALIILAIFILGQLLGAMAIKHFFIKSKIDELQPQLTQFANEISEGKTVTQNDAHFIKAYNVYGEPITIFSEEDSPKNSYDEAEVNEFLLDYLPNIIQDKSTVAEIKEIPGFPTKALVIGQPIMEDDQAAGGIFLLKPARSYVAALNGFDLVFFTTLAIGTIIIVVFLSFFIKEKNQLEQMRKDYIANISHELKSPLASIKALTETLADRVVTDQARTNHYYNIILKESARLEKLIADLLELSRLQSKKMAFHKTVVDTNQLIKQVSEPFSVIADDMGLQFLITDQAKNLPPTYTNEDRMIQVLTILLDNAFKFTPENGYIEIDATSANKKIEILVSDNGPGISKEFLPYIFERFKQADVSHNAVGSGLGLSIAYEIMEQLGEKISVKKSKFHSGTTFTISIKRI; from the coding sequence ATGAGAAAATTTATTTCGAGTAAAACAGCCATTGCACTAATTATTTTAGCCATATTTATTTTAGGACAACTATTAGGTGCAATGGCAATAAAACACTTTTTTATCAAATCGAAAATTGATGAATTACAACCCCAACTGACTCAATTCGCAAATGAAATTTCCGAAGGGAAAACAGTTACTCAAAATGATGCACATTTTATAAAGGCTTATAATGTATATGGAGAACCAATCACAATTTTTAGCGAAGAAGATAGCCCAAAAAACTCATATGATGAAGCAGAAGTTAATGAATTTTTATTAGACTATTTACCAAATATTATTCAAGACAAATCAACTGTCGCAGAAATTAAGGAAATTCCTGGATTCCCTACAAAAGCACTAGTAATTGGTCAGCCTATAATGGAAGACGATCAAGCGGCTGGTGGGATCTTTCTTCTGAAACCTGCTCGGTCTTATGTCGCTGCACTAAATGGCTTTGATCTTGTTTTCTTTACTACTTTGGCTATTGGGACTATCATCATTGTAGTTTTTTTAAGCTTTTTTATAAAAGAAAAAAACCAACTCGAACAAATGCGAAAAGACTATATTGCGAATATAAGTCATGAGTTAAAATCTCCTCTTGCATCAATCAAGGCATTGACTGAAACACTAGCAGATCGTGTAGTGACGGACCAAGCGAGAACTAATCACTATTACAATATTATTTTAAAAGAAAGTGCACGCCTCGAAAAACTGATTGCAGATTTATTAGAGTTGTCTCGCTTGCAAAGCAAAAAAATGGCATTTCATAAAACAGTTGTTGACACGAATCAATTAATTAAACAGGTATCAGAACCTTTTTCAGTTATTGCAGATGATATGGGTCTTCAGTTTCTCATTACGGACCAAGCAAAAAATCTTCCACCAACATATACAAATGAAGACCGGATGATACAAGTACTTACGATTTTATTGGATAATGCATTTAAATTCACTCCAGAAAATGGATATATTGAAATTGATGCTACATCCGCGAATAAAAAAATAGAAATACTAGTTTCTGATAATGGGCCAGGTATTTCAAAAGAGTTCCTTCCCTATATTTTTGAAAGATTTAAACAAGCTGACGTCTCCCATAATGCGGTAGGTAGTGGCCTTGGTCTATCTATAGCTTATGAAATTATGGAACAACTTGGTGAAAAAATCAGCGTTAAAAAAAGTAAGTTTCATTCAGGAACGACATTTACGATTTCCATAAAAAGAATATAA